GAAAGAGTAGAACAGTTGGTGTGCATGTGGCAGAGGAGCTCTCATCTCCTTACTCCTCTCTAGATGAAGGAGTGAGACTAGACATCTGCTGACACAGATCTAGACCCATCTATTCCTTTCCTTCATCTTGGCCAAAGCCCGCTCCCATCTCTGGTTCCCTGCAGTGCTTAGGAAAGCCTATAGGTGGGGGTGTCTGGGCATTAGTACAATCTCTGTCGGTCTGACAGATACCACCCTAAGCTTTAAAATGACTTGTCATAAGGTAGCCCTGTGATACTCGTGGTGAAATGCCTTCCTCCTACTTGCCTGTGGTGAGAGTAGGCATATGGACAGGTCAGTATCTGCTGGGCAGCCAATGCACAGGGGCCCTTAGGTCTAGATGTGACTATGTCAGAGTGGGTACCTCTAGCCTTCTCACTGCAGCATGAAGGAAGGCCTTGGCAGGGACAGAGGACTAACTAGTTGggctcctgcttcctcccagaTTGCTGCATGAACTTCTTGCCTGGTTTGCCCTTCGTTAGTGTAGGGAGACTGTTCTAGTCCAGATGGACACTCAAATCAAATGGGTCTTTCTAAAAAAGTCAGATTCGGTCATTGGTTTGCTTAAATCCTCCAGTGAATATTCTTGATAAATCTATGCACCTCAGCTTAGCACTCTCTCTCTGTTATGTTGGCCGTTGCCTGCTTTGGCCTCCTGTGCCATCCCACCTGTCGCACAGCAGGCAATGCTTTCTCACTCTCCTTTGTCCTCTACCTGGGCCTCTCTCCAGCAAGATCCTCTCGTCCCTTAGGAGCCAGCTCAGTGTCACAGTCTCTTAGATGTTTAGTGTTTTCCTGCTTGTGCTTCCTTTACATCAGTTACTGTTGATACTGCGGTCATTTGATTCAATGTTCTTCCAGTACCACAGTTGATAACCTGCATTCCTGCAGATCCATGGTGGCATTTTAATCTCTGTTACATCCTCTGCAATGCCTGGCACCTGTGTACAGATGCAATTAACAAAATCTGTTTTAGCACTAGCAGCAATCAGTCTTCCAGACCCTTTGCTGGTCAGTGTCATCAGATGGGAGGCTCTTGGTCCCAGGAGCGGAGAAGACTGTAATGGGAAAAACTGCTGGGTTATGTCTTGGTTAGAATTCAAGGGACTTACTTCATCATTCCTTTTGTGGTCTAGGAAGGTTTGTAAAGTCTCAATTGTATCCTTTGTCTTTTAGGCTGTGTGGATGCCTGGGAACCTAAAGTGCTCCGGGCAGGCATGGGGGCACATTTCCAGGTGCCCATTGTGAACAATGTGGAATGGGAGACAGTGCCCAATCACTTGCCCCCTGACACTCGAGTCTATGTGGCAGACAACTGTGGCCTCTATGCCCAGGTTCAGATGTCTAATAAAACCAGTGACCGTGACTGGGCATGTGATCGCCGATTCTTAAAGTTCCATAAGAATGAAGTGGACCTAGACACTAAAGCCAGAAAAGACTGGCTTCCCAAACTTGAGGTCCAGAGTTATGATCTGGACTGGACTGAAGCACCAGCAGCTCTGGTGATAGGCGGGGAGACGCATGGCGTAAGCCTGGAGTCCCTGCAATTGGCTGAGAGTACTGGTGGCAAGAGACTGCTGATCCCTGTTGTACCTGGTGTGGACAGTCTGAATTCAGCCATGGCTGCGAGCATCCTGCTCTTTGAAGGGAAAAGGCAGCTGAGGATAAAGATGGAAGACTTGAGCAGGGACAGTTGTTGCCACTGAAGGATTGCTGCAGGAATCCAGTGGGAGGGCAAGGGTGCCTCCAACCCCTGCTCTGCTGGACTGCTGCTAGGAGGCTGGCCAAGATGACAACTCAGGAGCCAGGAGGTAGGCATTGCCACCATTGTGTGATGCTGTGAAAAATAGGCGTTTCTGTTGTTCCTTATTAAACAACAAAGGT
The genomic region above belongs to Rattus rattus isolate New Zealand chromosome 9, Rrattus_CSIRO_v1, whole genome shotgun sequence and contains:
- the Mrm3 gene encoding rRNA methyltransferase 3, mitochondrial isoform X3 codes for the protein MTIVKSRPFREKQGKILLEGRRLIADALKAGAVPKMFFFSRLEYIKELPVDKLKGVSLIKVKFEDIKDWSDLVTPQGIMGIFAKPDPVKMTYPETQLHHSLPLLLICDNLRDPGNLGTILRSAAGAGCSKVLLTKGCVDAWEPKVLRAGMGAHFQVPIVNNVEWETVPNHLPPDTRVYVADNCGLYAQVQMSNKTSDRDWACDRRFLKFHKNEVDLDTKARKDWLPKLEVQSYDLDWTEAPAALVIGGETHGVSLESLQLAESTGGKRLLIPVVPGVDSLNSAMAASILLFEGKRQLRIKMEDLSRDSCCH
- the Mrm3 gene encoding rRNA methyltransferase 3, mitochondrial isoform X2; this encodes MPSLRLVFPPSSAYLLEIHVSLHDKNVDNHPLSVCTHSSVMTIVKSRPFREKQGKILLEGRRLIADALKAGAVPKMFFFSRLEYIKELPVDKLKGVSLIKVKFEDIKDWSDLVTPQGIMGIFAKPDPVKMTYPETQLHHSLPLLLICDNLRDPGNLGTILRSAAGAGCSKVLLTKGCVDAWEPKVLRAGMGAHFQVPIVNNVEWETVPNHLPPDTRVYVADNCGLYAQVQMSNKTSDRDWACDRRFLKFHKNEVDLDTKARKDWLPKLEVQSYDLDWTEAPAALVIGGETHGVSLESLQLAESTGGKRLLIPVVPGVDSLNSAMAASILLFEGKRQLRIKMEDLSRDSCCH